The Phycisphaerae bacterium genome contains the following window.
AGCCTCCTGAAGCGTCACGCGTCGAAGGATAGCATCAAGTGCAAGAGCCGCATCGCGGGCTGGAACAACCAGTTCCTCATGCAAGTGATTACCGGAACAGGAGTTTAATGTGCGCTGGCCCTGGGGCACTTACGACAAGCAGGAGATCAACGAGATCGCCAACATGGCGGTGATTACGGGCCGCACAAACCGGAAGATCAGCAACAAGGAGCCCACGGTGTACTTGCCGGACATCGTTGCAGAGCGTGGCGAGGAAGCACTCACGAGACAGGGCGTGCCGCTAGACCCGGCCATGCACCGGTTGGACAACTTCCGGGGTTTTCTTGAGGCCCGGCGACAAGTGCTGGCCGACATGGTGAACGATTTCATCAAGAAAGCATTGGCAGGGTGAGTACGACCTGATGAACTTATGGACTTGGCAATCTCCGGACTTCTCCTTGCTCGATGGCCACGTTGAGCCGACCAAATCCCCTTACGCGGACACAGTATCCACAGCACCCGATGCTTATCGGAAACTCGCCCGCTGTCTCAGTACGGACCAGATCATCTGGTGCCATACTCTGCCGGGTCAGCACATTCGCATCCCCGGCTTCAGTATGGTCGAGTGGGTGCTGGACGTGCCGCCCGAAGAGATAATGGGATTCACCGACAGTCTTGTCTGGAACCGGATACTTGGAATCAAATGCGGCCTACCTCGCTCATGGCATTTTAAGTGGCGACAAGCTGCCCGAGAGCTTCATCCACACGATCCGGACAAATGGGACGAGTACGAGAAAGCGCAGGAAGCCGAGTTCTGGGAACGACCGCCTCCCGACGGCGGTTGGTGGAAAGCCCTGTGTGTAGACGGCAGGGCCGACGAGAACGTCGTCGCGTTGGTCCGGCATCCTCTCAAGCCCGAATGGGTACTGAAACAACAGCATTGGAGTTAACTGAACAGGCCCGGCAGCCTCACCCGGCTATTGTGCGGAGCTAATGATGTCGAAAGCAAAGACGTACCACCAGTACGATGACCGGGCTGATAACAGCAACGGCGGTCCGCTGGATCAGTTTTATGTTCTCAGTTCCAGCTTCGCCTACGGCGGCGGGTGTGGTGGCGAGGGGGCCGGTGTCGAGGAGTTTCCGCACATGCTGGCGGCGCTGGAATCACAGCTTTCATGGCTCTCTGGTTTCGAGCCGGACGACTTCGACGCCGGAGATTATGAAGAGCAAACGGCCAACCTCGAAGCGGCGATCCGGGAGATCAATGACCGCAAAACCGACAAAGGCGTGAGGCCGACATTCCTAAGCATCGACGGTAACCGGGTCGGGTATTGCTTACAGGCGGAGGGGTACTGGGAGCAGTTCGTCCCGGCTGCCCTGTCCATCTTCGTGGACGACCTGAAGGCGAAGATCGAGGACTCCAGCGAGGACGATGAGGACATCGCCGACCTTCAAGCCGAACTCGACCGGGTCATGGCTCTTTCAAGGCGAGAGGATTCAACCAGCGCCGACTTCGTGGACGAGTTCATGTCGGCGCGCGAAGCCTACGATCAGCGGCACTCTTGATCAGCGATTCCTTTTCTCCCCGCGACAACCGCTTGACCGCCGCCTCCCGTTTCAAGGCGAGACTCCGGGTAGCCTGAGGTTCACGATACACCAACTTGACCGGCAGGCGCGACCGGGTGTAGCGGGAAGCACTTCCAGCGTTATGCTGTTCAAGTCGGCGGTCCACCTCGGTGGTGATGCCGGTGTAAAAGGTGCCGTCGGCGCATCGGAGAATGTACATGAACCACCCGGCGGGGCCAGAGGGCGAGTGCGGGTTTCGGTGTTGTTCCCTTTGGGCGACCTTGACGAGGCGATGATAGTGTCGTAGCTGCTCGGCAGGTAACTCAAAACGAGTCAGGTCAACCGGCTGACTCTTGAGCACGTTGACGATGTCGGCCTGATCATCCATGTGTCCCCGGAAGAGTTTGGAGGCTACCAATCCCGAGGCGCTGGCCACGGATATGGCGTCACTGACGACGGCGGTACTGACGATCTCTTCGGCCACGCGCGTTGGGACGTGCATGACACTCGGTGTAACCGCCGCCACTTCGACACGGGTCTTGTCATGCTGGAAGACACCGGGGCGAATGCGAGTGAAACCCGCCACCTCCACAGGTATGGCCTTCTTCGTCAAGAACAAGAAGCTCAACTCCTTCGTATACTGGGGCTTGACGTAAAACGAAAGGCCGAGGCCCCCGATCAAGACCCCGTTGCTTCCCGCCTTGCGCCAGTCCCACAGCACTTCGACCAGTTCGGGGGCAAGTGATGACTCCCGCAGCGTCCGGCGACCGTCGTTCGCGGCCTGCATCTTTTTCAGGCATCGCAATTCGCTTTGGCGGGTTGTCATCGGCTCCCTCTTCACAGCGGCCCGGTCAGGGCGTCCCACTCATCGTAACAGCCAGTATAGTACATCACGGATGAAGAAGACGCCCGCTATTGCCGGAGTCCTGCGACGAGTCCGGCGGTTCGAGATTGCTGACCATGCCGAACTGGCCCAGCGGCTCCGATACTGCCGTCATCGGCTTCGGAGCCCACATCCTCCAGACCAGAACACGAGCCGGACAATGCGAGCCACGGAAGACCATCGAGGAAATGGTGGTCATGGGCTACCGTTTATGATGCCGAACACTCCGAAGTTCTGCCCTCGGGGCAAATGAAGTCTTGCAGCCCGGTCGGGATGAGTTTTGCCAGCGCAATCGTGTTGTGAATCCCGCAGTCGCCACGAACTCTTGGGCCGGTGTCCCGGCAACTTCTGGCTCGGGCTCGACTAGAAGCCGGGTCCGCCTCCCCCGTGATCTTCCCCGGCCCCGCCACAAGAGAAGAGGCTGGACGTTCCAGCTCTTTCCCGGCTACCCCGAGGTGTGCTCTTTCAAACGAACTCAGACCGTCGCGCCGAAACCCTCGCCCAGACCAACGGAGAATCTCATCCCCGGCCACGAAATCAAGACACTCGAAGCCGGGTTGTACTCCCGAAAACGGCTTTCCCGGCCCCGGTCGAGCCCATTGGGACGGTTGAACTGGTTGGGACCGACGCCTTCGCTGCCGG
Protein-coding sequences here:
- a CDS encoding GIY-YIG nuclease family protein; this translates as MYILRCADGTFYTGITTEVDRRLEQHNAGSASRYTRSRLPVKLVYREPQATRSLALKREAAVKRLSRGEKESLIKSAADRRLRAPT